DNA sequence from the Methanofollis formosanus genome:
CAGGCTGGATCGCAAACAGTATCATGCGGATGAACATCCCGGTCATGGTCCGCTCGCTTACCGAGATGGCCATCATCGGCGCTATCGTCCTCATGGGTTTCACTGCCGTCATGGCAGGCGGCTTCAGCTTCGACGCCATTGCCGCAAAGGAGATCGCCATCCTCGGACCTCTCACCGCGACGTCCTATGCCGGTTCGCTTCTTGGCGGCTGTCTGCTTGCGGTCTCGTTCATGCTCGGCAGTCTCGCGCTGCAGCACCCGTTCAACGCGTGCCTCGGCCCCGGCGAACAGCAGGACAGGACCATGATGCTCGCTGCTGAGTGCGGGTTCCTCTCGATGATTGTCGTCGCTGCGATCTCGTTTGCGTTCGTTGCCTTCGGGGCCGCGATCCTCTCGCTGATCGTCGCACTCGTCGGGTTCTACTACACCTATGTCCGCTTCATCGAGCTCTCCAAGCGCGACGCCTTCGCGTGGCTCGATGCAAAGCCGATTCTCGAACCAAAGGGTGAGGACTGATGGGATACGTGCAGGTACTGCCCGAATTCGGGCTGGTCGTCGACCCGATGGTCGGCGTTGTCACCACAGCAGGCGTCTCCTACCAGCCGGTGATCGATAAGGTCGAGGCACTCGAGAAGTACACCGACGACCTCGTCGGGATGCTCTCTGGCGAAGGTTCCTTCGTTGCGTCCTTCCCCGGCAGGGAGAAGTCACTGGCTATCGCCGGCAGTGTCACCGCCCTGTGGTATGGTATCGCAGTCGGACTGCTCATCGCAGGGATCATCGCCCTTGCGCTGATGTGAGGTGAAGAAATATGGCAGACAAGACATCACCGGCGAGTGGCTGGCCCCTGATCAAGGGCGACTTCCACTCTGGCGACGCAAATTCGTGTGTCGCCGTCGTCACCATGGGCTCTCACCTCGACGAGCAGGGCATCTGTGATGCAGGCGCCGCACTCTGCGGGTCGTGCAAGACAGAGAACCTCGGCCTGGAGAAGGTTATTGCAAACGTCATTGCAAACCCGAACATCAGGTTTGTCCTCCTCTGTGGTACTGAAGTCAAGGGCCACCTCTCGGGCCAGACACTCAGGGCGCTCCACGAGGGCGGTCTTGAGGGCGGCAAGGTCGTAGGCTCAAAGGGCGCTATCCCGTTCATCGAGAATCTCGATGACGCAGCGGTCAAGCGTTTCCAGGAGCAGACCGAGATCGTCGACATCATGGAGTCCGAAGACCTCGGCGAGATCAAGGCAAAGATCTCAGAACTCGCCGGAAAGGACCCAGGTGCGTTCGGCGCGGCCCCGATCGTTGTCGAGGTCAAGGAGGAAGAAGGTGGAGCAGGAGAGGAAGTCGGCGAAGCGGTAGAGCTCAACGGCGACCTCGCACTCATCCACGCCAGGTTCAAGACCATCGAGAAGATGGTGACCGACATCGGATACCGGGACAGGTTTGCCGCCGGTGTCTACTCAGGTAAGATCGAAGGACTGATGATCGGCCTGATTGTGTCGTTCTCTATCCTCGGGCTTCTCCTGCTGGGGTGATTTGAGATGGCGGAAGAAGACAAGAAAACTGGTGGCGCGATCAGGATGAACGCCATCGACAGCATCGTGGCAGACATCCAGTACAAGTCGCAGATTCTCGCCAGAACAAACAAAATCGACTCAGGCATCATGGACTCCGGGATCCCCGGCTTTGCAGCAGGGCTGATCATCTCGCTGCTCCTCATCGTGGTGCCGGTACTGGTGCTGATGTGAGGTGGATAAAACATGGCAGACAAGACATCACCGGCGAGTGGCTGGCCCCTGATCAAGGGTGACTTCCACTCTGGCGACGCAAATTCGTGTGTCGCCGTCGTCACCATGGGCTCTCACCTCGACGAGCAGGGTATCTGTGATGCAGGCGCCGCACTCTGCGGGTCGTGCAAGACAGAGAACCTCGGCCTGGAGAAGGTTATTGCAAACGTCATTGCAAACCCGAACATCAGGTTTGTCCTCCTCTGTGGTACCGAAGTCAAGGGCCACCTCTCGGGCCAGACGCTCAGGGCGCTCCACGAGGGCGGTCTTGAGGGCGGCAAGGTCGTAGGCTCAAAGGGCGCTATCCCGTTCATCGAGAACCTCGATGACGCAGCGGTCAAGCGTTTCCAGGAGCAGACCGAGATCGTCGACATCATGGAGTCCGAAGACCTCGGCGAGATCAAGGCAAAGATCTCAGAACTCGCCGGAAAGGACCCAGGTGCGTTCGGCGCGGCCCCCCTGATCGTCGAGGTCAAGGAAGCCGAAGGCGGCGCAGAAGGCGGAGCAGTCGCCGGCGCAAGCCCACAGTTCCTTGAGATCGAGCAGAGACTCGACGAGATCGAAACAAAGATTGAGTTCGTAAACGCCGAGGTCGCCCAGCGTGTCGGTCGCAAGGTCGGCAGGGACATCGGCATTCTCTACGGATTAGTGGCAGGACTGATCGTCTTCATGATGCTGATTTTCCTGCTCCCCAAGTTGATGTAAAGGAGGCAAGATCAGAATGTTCAAATTCGAGAAGGAACAGGCCGTTTTCGACTTCAACGGCATCAAGATCGGCGGTCAGCCGGGCGAGTACCCGAGGGTGCTCGGCGCGTCCATCTTCTACAACAAACACGAAACGGTGCTTGACGACCACACGGGAAAGATCGACAAGGCAAAGGCCGAGGCGCTCTGGAACCGCTGTCAGGAGCTCTACGACCAGACGGGCAACCCGTATTTCATCCAGATCATCGCCGAGTACGGCGAGGCGTTCGAGAGCTACTTCGACTGGTTCTGCTCCATCGACGACAAGACTCCGTTCCTGATGGACTCCTCCGCTCCGGAGGCCCTGATCCACGCGTGCGAGTACGTCACCGAGGTCGGGATCGCAGACCGTGCCATCTACAACTCGATCAACGGTTCGATCCTGCCCGAGAGCATCGAGGCGCTGAAGAAGTCCGATGTCAACTCCGCAATCGTCCTCGCCTTCAACCCCGGCGACCCGTCGGTCGCAGGGCGTGAGAAGGTGCTGGCCGAGGGCGGTGTCGCCGGTCAGGCACAGTCCATGCTCTCCATCGCCGAGGAGTGCGGTATCACTCGTCCGATCCTCGACACGGCGGCCACTCCGCTCGGCATGGGTTCCGGCGGTTCGTTCCGTGAGATCCTTGCTTGCAAGGCGATCCACGGTCTCCCGACCGGTGGTGCCTACCACAACATGACCGTCTCCTGGACCTGGCTGAAGCGCTGGAGAAAGAGCGTCCTTGCCGGGCAGTACGAGGGTAAGGATGTCCTCCTCGAGCAGATGTCCCACCACCACTTCGGCGGGATCGAGGGCATCAGGCAGACCGCATGGTCGTCCCCTGATATCGGCTGCAACATCATGGCCATGACCCTCGGTGCGGACCTGATCATGTTCGGGCCTATCGAGAACTGTGAGGGTATCGCCACCGCGGCCGCCTTCTCCGACATCGTCCTTGCCGAGGCCCTCAAGGAACTCGGCGGCGAAGTCCAGGCCGAGAAGCACCCGATCACGCTTCTCGTCTAAATTCAATCTCTCTTTTTTTCTGGTTTCAGGCTACGGCGAAGATTTCGTCACTTACCGTATGACAAAACAGCGGACGAGGACCACAGCGCCTCGTCGTCCCTGCAGTTATCTTCGTCCGTGAGGGGAACGAGCGTGAGCGAGTTCAAGAAAGTCGTAGGCTTTCGCTGACGACCGAAAGGAGTCGAGAAAATTTGGTTTTGAGGTCATCCCAAAACGTCTCTGGCCTTGATAGGTGAGGAGAAGAAGTTGCTGAAGCACGGGCCCTGTAGAATCAGGCATGAGGCGAGCGCCCCGCCTCAAGCATACGCAATGAAAATATCAGATCAGATCTGGATCGGTTCTTGACCCTTATCCCTGCGTTCGAGGAGCGAATCGGAGTCAAGCATCGTGCCGCCCCCCGGATATCTTCGTCGTGGGGGGCCCGGGGGGTGCAACCCCCCGGCGCGATACAGCAGGGAAATCTCGACGATTGAGGCCGGCATATCCATCAGAGGGATTTTCTATCCTCTGCGTATCGGCTTCAAACGGATATGACGAGTTCAAACGCTCATGCAAACCTGAAGAGAGGATCGTCTGGATCATTTTCATGGTAAACCCTCACCTTTTCTGGGTGCGAGCGCGATTCAACCGCCTTCCTCCATCTTCTCGCCAGGGGCTCGGCCCCCGGACCCCCGGGATGAAGATAGAGCCGGGAAGGCACCATCAATGACCATGAAGAGCGCACTGCCGTCCCCTGTCCCATCCTGACACGGGGGGTTCGAGGGTCTCCCCCCGGCAGGAGAGAGCAAGGAACCATTCTTTATGCTTTCTGTGGGCGGCACCTCTGATCGGTCCGCCTTCCTTCGTCACTCTCGCCGGGGGCGTTGCCTCTGGATAGCAATTGAAGCAGGGAAGGCAGATGAACGGCCGAAAAGAGTCTTGATCCTGCTCTTTAGAAACCATCCTCTTTTCATCACTTCAACCCCCTGCGAACCAAATCCATCGCCTTCCCTCATGCTTGTGCCGGGGGCGCTGCCCCCGGACCCCGGGGATGAAGATTGGGTCGGAAGGCGGAGAGATGACCATGAAGAGGGGGTTGCAATCCGCCACCTATCTTCGCGCGGGGGGTTTGGGGGGCGGCCAGCCCCCCGAAGAAATAGCCATCCAGAGCATTTCTACAAAGCCCTTGATCCAGATGATGGATCGAACTCTGGATACTTTTGGGATATGCTCTTTGTAAAATCAGGTATGAGACGAGAGGGACCCTCAAGCATACGCTATGAAAATTTTTCGTCGCTTGATCTCTCTTTTCAAGACAAAAGGATTGGTTGAGACCTTGTTCCATCGCCGCCCCGCCCCATCCCCTCGCGAGACGGCAGGAACGATCGTGGGATAGGGGGCGGCACACCTGATCGGTCTGCCGCCCCCTAATCACGCCCTCTTCTTCTCCCCCTCCAGATACGCCAGACTCGGCCGCACGGCTCCGGGGTCGAGCACCTCGACGACGGCCGTCGCCGATCGGGGGACCGCCGCCATGACGGCCGAAAAGTCGATGGACCCGCTGCCGCAGGCGGCATGGAGGTCGCTCTGTCCGTCGTTGTCATGGAGATGAAGATGGACGGGCCGCGCCTCTGCAAGGAAGGTGTCCAGGGTTCCGGTGAGCGCGGCGTGCCCGACGTCGAGGGTGAACCCGAGGCCCAGGTCGTCGAGGACCGGGAGGAGCGCGGGGTCCCTGAAGTGGCAGCAGGTCCATGAGCCCATGTTCTCGACCGCCAGGACAACCGAGACCTCGTCCTGGAGGGTGGCGAGGTCGTGGAGGGAACGGGAAAGGGCCTCTTCGGAGGCCTGCCAGAGGGAGGGTTCCATGCAGAAGCCCGGGTGGATGACGAGGCGGCGGGCCCCGACCTCGTCGCAGATCCGGGCAAGACCGGCGATCGCTTCGACCGAGGCATGTCGCATCGTCTCGTTCTCTGTAGCGAGGTTGATGTCGGTGGTCGGGGCATGGACGGTGTAGGCGAGGTCGAAGGACTCGCAGACCTCCCGGTGAACGAAGAGCGAGTGAAGGGAGTCGGAGAGGATCTCCACGAGATCGGTTTCCGCGGCAAGGAGCGCGAGGGCCTCGTCGAGGGGGCGGTCCATGAGACAGTACGTGGAACACCCGGGAAGACTCATCGCTCCGTCCCGCTCCTCAGGGAGGCGAGGTGCGCGACGAGCGCGGGGATGTCCCTGACGGCGACGGCGCCGTTCCGGCACAAGGACGAGAAGAGCGCGGTCGCCTCGCCGCCGGTGTAGTCGCGGCTCGAGAGTGGTGCGCCGTCCCGCGCGAGCACAAAGACCTTGAGGGCTGGAAACTGTTCCAGCGCCCTGAGGTTTGCGATGTTGCCCGCACCGATCGGCATCTCGGTGATGACCACGGCGTCGGTTTCCTTCAGGAGAGCGGTGTATTCGGCGAGCGAACCCTCCGAAATCGGGGCAAAAGGAGACTCTTTGACGACCGGGATCCCGAGCCCTTCGGCGGTGGTGCAGTCCGAGTCGTTGGCCGAGAGGACGCCGGCGGTGACCTGGTAGCCCTGCGAAGAGAGCGCATACATCGTCTCGGCCCCGGTCCCCCCACCGCAGACGACATGGACGCACACCGGCGTACCGCCGGAGAGCGTCGGCGACGCCGCCGGTTCGTAGCGCGGGACCAGGTACGGCCTGCCGGTGAGCGGGTGCGTCCTGACCATCATCGGGACGCCGAAGACCTGCCTGATGTTGGCGTCGGTGAGCACCTCTTCCGGCGTGCCGACGGCGACGATCTTCGCCTTCTCCATGAGGATCACCCGGTCGCAGAAGTAGGCGGCAAGGTTGAGGTCGTGGAAGACCGCGACCACCGTCACCGCCGGGGTGAGGCCGCGGATGATCGAGAGCACCTCGATCTGGTGGTTGATGTCGAGGTGCGAGGTCGGTTCGTCGAGGAGCATGGCTTTCGGCTGCTGGGCGAGGGCGCGGGCGATGAGCACCCGCTGCCGTTCGCCCCCGCTGATCTCGGTGATGAGCCGGTCGGCCAGGTGCGTGGTGCTGGTCAGGTCCATCGCCTCCCGGCAGACGGCATAGTCCGCTTCTTTCATCGAGGAGAGTCTGCCGAGGTACGGGTGGCGACCCATCTGCACGATCTCTTCGACGGTGAACCCGAAGGAGACCGCGGTCTCCTGAGGCACGGCGCCGAGTCTGGTGGCCAGTTCACGGGGCGAGTACTCCCCGACATCTCTGCCGTCGACGTAGACCGCGCCGGCCGCCGGGTCGATGACTCTTGATATAGCACGGATGAGGGTGGTCTTCCCGCACCCGTTCGGCCCCAGGATCCCGATGAACGTCCCTTCGTTCACGGCGAGGGAGACCGCGTCCAGAACCCGGACGTCGCCATACCTGACGTCAAGATCCTCTGCCCTGATCATCTCTGCTGTCATGTCCGTGTCCTGCTCCGTAAGAGGTAGATGAAGAACGGCGCGCCAAAGAACGCCGTGACGATCCCGACCGGGATCTCGTTGGGCATGGTGCGGGCAAGGGTGTCGGCCCACATCAGGATCGCCGCACCGGCCATCATGGCTGCGGGGAGGAGAACCCTGTGGTCGGGACCGACGATGATACGCATCACATGCGGCGTGATGAGCCCGATGAACCCGATGGCCCCGGCGACCGAGACGGCGATCCCGGTAATGAATGATGAGAGAAGAAGGAGTGCGAGTTTGAGGCGTTCGACGTCCACCCCAAGGTGCAGGGCGTCCTCCTCGCCGAGTGAGATGACGTTGAGGTCTCTGGCAAAGAAGAAGAGTACGAAACACCCGATGAGGATGAGGAGCGCCACATGGACGTCGTCCCACCAGACGTTCCAGAGGCCGCCCATCAGCCAGAACATGATCTGGTGGAGGCTCTTGCCCGAGATGTACATCACGAAGGAGAGGAGCGAGGAGAGAAAGAGTGAGACCGCGATCCCCGAAAGAAGAAGGGTCTCGACGGCCACCTTTCCGTCACGCCGTGAGATGAGGTAGACGACGACGGTCGAGGCGGTGGCGCCGACAAAGGCGAAGATCGGCAGGCCCCAGCCCATAAGAAATACAATCGAAAGTGCCGCGCCGAGGGCGCCGCCGGACGACGTGCCGATGATGTACGGGTCTGCCATCGAGTTCTTGAAGAGGCCCTGCATCGCAGTCCCGGCGGCCGCCAGTCCCGCGCCGACGAGGAGCGCGGCGAGCACCCTGGGGAGACGGACGTCAAAGAGGATCTGCATGATCCCGGCAGGGCTGAGGTCAAGGAGGGAGAGGCCGCTGGTCCCGATTGCGGTGGTGAGGATGACGCTTGCACCCAGGAGGAGAAGGAGGGCGACCAGCACGATCCAGGTCTTCTTTTGCATGATAGTCTTCATCCAATTGTTTTACCTTAACAACAATATAGTTACCTGAAGTCCCCGGCCGCCATATCGCCACATTAATGTACTTATAGTCACAGAATTTTATCAATAAAAAAATAGTTAATGTAAATTTA
Encoded proteins:
- the mtrC gene encoding tetrahydromethanopterin S-methyltransferase subunit MtrC, which produces MTVQVTASEGGIPHNTIMAVGLVGSLVCLYLTYINQFISAEYAAFFGGLAAVFALLWGTDTIKHLCSYGIGTGVPSAGMIAFGTGVIAMLLATKVETVMPYSAPIAAVVFGAIVGAVAGWIANSIMRMNIPVMVRSLTEMAIIGAIVLMGFTAVMAGGFSFDAIAAKEIAILGPLTATSYAGSLLGGCLLAVSFMLGSLALQHPFNACLGPGEQQDRTMMLAAECGFLSMIVVAAISFAFVAFGAAILSLIVALVGFYYTYVRFIELSKRDAFAWLDAKPILEPKGED
- the mtrB gene encoding tetrahydromethanopterin S-methyltransferase subunit MtrB — translated: MGYVQVLPEFGLVVDPMVGVVTTAGVSYQPVIDKVEALEKYTDDLVGMLSGEGSFVASFPGREKSLAIAGSVTALWYGIAVGLLIAGIIALALM
- the mtrA gene encoding tetrahydromethanopterin S-methyltransferase subunit A encodes the protein MADKTSPASGWPLIKGDFHSGDANSCVAVVTMGSHLDEQGICDAGAALCGSCKTENLGLEKVIANVIANPNIRFVLLCGTEVKGHLSGQTLRALHEGGLEGGKVVGSKGAIPFIENLDDAAVKRFQEQTEIVDIMESEDLGEIKAKISELAGKDPGAFGAAPIVVEVKEEEGGAGEEVGEAVELNGDLALIHARFKTIEKMVTDIGYRDRFAAGVYSGKIEGLMIGLIVSFSILGLLLLG
- a CDS encoding tetrahydromethanopterin S-methyltransferase subunit F — its product is MAEEDKKTGGAIRMNAIDSIVADIQYKSQILARTNKIDSGIMDSGIPGFAAGLIISLLLIVVPVLVLM
- the mtrA gene encoding tetrahydromethanopterin S-methyltransferase subunit A, whose amino-acid sequence is MADKTSPASGWPLIKGDFHSGDANSCVAVVTMGSHLDEQGICDAGAALCGSCKTENLGLEKVIANVIANPNIRFVLLCGTEVKGHLSGQTLRALHEGGLEGGKVVGSKGAIPFIENLDDAAVKRFQEQTEIVDIMESEDLGEIKAKISELAGKDPGAFGAAPLIVEVKEAEGGAEGGAVAGASPQFLEIEQRLDEIETKIEFVNAEVAQRVGRKVGRDIGILYGLVAGLIVFMMLIFLLPKLM
- the mtrH gene encoding tetrahydromethanopterin S-methyltransferase subunit H — protein: MFKFEKEQAVFDFNGIKIGGQPGEYPRVLGASIFYNKHETVLDDHTGKIDKAKAEALWNRCQELYDQTGNPYFIQIIAEYGEAFESYFDWFCSIDDKTPFLMDSSAPEALIHACEYVTEVGIADRAIYNSINGSILPESIEALKKSDVNSAIVLAFNPGDPSVAGREKVLAEGGVAGQAQSMLSIAEECGITRPILDTAATPLGMGSGGSFREILACKAIHGLPTGGAYHNMTVSWTWLKRWRKSVLAGQYEGKDVLLEQMSHHHFGGIEGIRQTAWSSPDIGCNIMAMTLGADLIMFGPIENCEGIATAAAFSDIVLAEALKELGGEVQAEKHPITLLV
- a CDS encoding sugar phosphate isomerase/epimerase family protein; amino-acid sequence: MSLPGCSTYCLMDRPLDEALALLAAETDLVEILSDSLHSLFVHREVCESFDLAYTVHAPTTDINLATENETMRHASVEAIAGLARICDEVGARRLVIHPGFCMEPSLWQASEEALSRSLHDLATLQDEVSVVLAVENMGSWTCCHFRDPALLPVLDDLGLGFTLDVGHAALTGTLDTFLAEARPVHLHLHDNDGQSDLHAACGSGSIDFSAVMAAVPRSATAVVEVLDPGAVRPSLAYLEGEKKRA
- a CDS encoding heme ABC transporter ATP-binding protein, coding for MTAEMIRAEDLDVRYGDVRVLDAVSLAVNEGTFIGILGPNGCGKTTLIRAISRVIDPAAGAVYVDGRDVGEYSPRELATRLGAVPQETAVSFGFTVEEIVQMGRHPYLGRLSSMKEADYAVCREAMDLTSTTHLADRLITEISGGERQRVLIARALAQQPKAMLLDEPTSHLDINHQIEVLSIIRGLTPAVTVVAVFHDLNLAAYFCDRVILMEKAKIVAVGTPEEVLTDANIRQVFGVPMMVRTHPLTGRPYLVPRYEPAASPTLSGGTPVCVHVVCGGGTGAETMYALSSQGYQVTAGVLSANDSDCTTAEGLGIPVVKESPFAPISEGSLAEYTALLKETDAVVITEMPIGAGNIANLRALEQFPALKVFVLARDGAPLSSRDYTGGEATALFSSLCRNGAVAVRDIPALVAHLASLRSGTER
- a CDS encoding FecCD family ABC transporter permease produces the protein MKTIMQKKTWIVLVALLLLLGASVILTTAIGTSGLSLLDLSPAGIMQILFDVRLPRVLAALLVGAGLAAAGTAMQGLFKNSMADPYIIGTSSGGALGAALSIVFLMGWGLPIFAFVGATASTVVVYLISRRDGKVAVETLLLSGIAVSLFLSSLLSFVMYISGKSLHQIMFWLMGGLWNVWWDDVHVALLILIGCFVLFFFARDLNVISLGEEDALHLGVDVERLKLALLLLSSFITGIAVSVAGAIGFIGLITPHVMRIIVGPDHRVLLPAAMMAGAAILMWADTLARTMPNEIPVGIVTAFFGAPFFIYLLRSRTRT